The following is a genomic window from Anaerolineales bacterium.
CCCAGCGGCCCAGGGCCTGCTTTTGACGGCTCATCCACCCAAATATTGTTCGAACCAAGCCAGGGTTTGTTTCCAGGCTTCCGCCGCGGCCGCGGGATGATAGACCTCTGGGCGATCTTCGTTGAAAAAAGCGTGGTCTGCCCCGGCGTAGATGTGGATGGCATGCGGTGTGCCCTGGGCGCTGAGCTGCTTCTCGAAGTCGTTGACGATGCTGGCCGGGATGCCGCCGTCATTTTCGCCGTAGAGGCCTAGCACCGGCGTGCGGATGCGGGCCGCCTCGCCGGCTTCCAGCGGACGGCCATAGAAGCAGACCACCGCGTCCACCGGGTGGGCCGCGGCAGTGGAGAGCGCTAGGCCGCCGCCCATGCACCAGCCCACCAGGCCCACTTTGCCGGTGGTGTACTCCAGGCTGTTCAGGTAAGCGCCGGCGGCATGGATCTCCTGGATGGCCTGGGCGCGGTTGAGCGCCATGGCCAGCTTGCGGGCTTCATCCGGCTCGCTGGCCGCCTGGCCGTGATACAGGTCAGGCGCCAGGACGGCGTAACCTTCGGCGGCCAAGCGGTCGGCCACGGATTTGATATGACCCACCAGGCCCCACCATTCCTGAATGGCGACGACCGCCGGGAAGGGACCGGGGCCGCTGGGCACGGCCAGGTAGCCGGGCGTTTGGTCTCCATTGCTGGGGTACTGG
Proteins encoded in this region:
- a CDS encoding dienelactone hydrolase family protein — its product is MSAQMIQYPSNGDQTPGYLAVPSGPGPFPAVVAIQEWWGLVGHIKSVADRLAAEGYAVLAPDLYHGQAASEPDEARKLAMALNRAQAIQEIHAAGAYLNSLEYTTGKVGLVGWCMGGGLALSTAAAHPVDAVVCFYGRPLEAGEAARIRTPVLGLYGENDGGIPASIVNDFEKQLSAQGTPHAIHIYAGADHAFFNEDRPEVYHPAAAAEAWKQTLAWFEQYLGG